From the Lytechinus variegatus isolate NC3 chromosome 5, Lvar_3.0, whole genome shotgun sequence genome, the window ttgcggtacgggttaacctgccggtatgcctccgatcgcgggttgcgggccgggccgagttcattctcaaacccgcagaccgtcatgtgaaaaaaagggagaataaacgacgcataataaaaacattcacagtgaaaattgagttaagatcatgtgcttcttacgtggcagattcttttagagacgtagatatttccttttaaaaatgccagcgtatttttgtcttgtgaataGTGAACAGGACTGAGTCTGAGACAGTTCAACATGATAAATACATCGAGTTGCTCTCTTTCAAAGGCCAGCGccagtgcatgcatgcagcgcagtcaaaagcaaccgcatgggccaatgaaactcgatgttgagtttcccgtcccattttttccagctcataatgaggaaccgatttcattattcattatttttcagaagatgaaagtttgaccttttgtaaccttttaacgcactttattctgtggaacttgaagccagggaaaaattaatcattttttgggggggctccattttcattttttttttgcaatatttcaggggctcttttcaaatgctacgttttttgtattttgaggaatacctgttcacttattaaattattacttgttgtttaatattgtatgatttttaaagtttttttcatgcctagaatcttggatgtgggtgtgtttgtgtgggtgagactgtgagttgaacttgatataaatgaatttaatatctaaattttactccatctaattccagtatttggccatgtaataaaggcccacatacccttacttttcctgaagttctttgaaaacgcagatctccacgaaaattgtatttctctatgggggagtctaaatttggtgagaataaactcattaataacttaaatatacatgacaatgaagaaatcatcaaacttcattggcagttttgaaaaatatacccgaaatataaactctgtctgaagcagaaaatcaccatcattgaggcctttacagagcgaattgtccccccagagctctggcagagagacagagctcagactagcTAGCACAAGCGCCAATGCGTACGTGGGTGAGTCTCCCGTCGGCCTTGTAACAGATtgagctttgatgattttttgtctgatatttaactcatcccctggaaaaataaaacaaatgatttttaagttataattagcaaataagataagttattttggatgagtACTAGGCCGTATGATAACTCACCAACGCGAGTTTACTAGACTTTGGGATTTATTGAGGTAgctcaaccatacctcgagcgatgttcgtgcaggctccaccacTTCTACGGTTgttgagtggagcctgcacgaacatccctcgaggtatggttgagcatgcagcgtcattccattcacaaaaaagaaagaaaagatttgcaggtatttacaagatatacaagtaattgtcttactgaaaagcttatattaatgttttaaatcagttttgaatctagatatccaaatagtttattttcagaatttgattttcaaacgcgGGCCAAATTTCATAACGCGGGCGACGGGAAACTGAACATCGAGTTTTAGCGGCCATATTatcgaatgaaatacaaaaacagaaggaaataatatagagacaaacgagaagaaaaaaattgactgtatcattatccaggtatttattgcaattttgattactttatagacgaggtcccatggaattgaatattgtaattatgattgttgtgaGTCGCATTGTCGACCGACCTGgactgaaaaacaacattgccGTCTGCCGATCCTTGCTGGGCAGCCTGGGCTAGCTAGCGCGCTGAGCTGCGGCTCGCTAGCTCCGATCCGAGGCGTTAATTgcgtaatgctttcaatttcgagaTCAGAGCGGACCCATTTCATGGTACAAAGTCAcccaaaaaacattttctctccggaataaaaggcgaatttgcaaattgtaagtaaattcactctaggctaggtagtagtagacatatattttcctgatttgagcctgtatagtgtggggattgcagaaataatgtttttcattttttcaaagataaattgacttgcgggttaaaacccgacgggtcagcgggtcccgcttgcaaattattggattatacgggacggtacggttcgggttttcacttgcgggttacaacattattgcaaagaccctttgtgcaatcggccccaggagTCAAGTCGGCCGTGCAAAACGAGATAGACACTAGGGTAGATTGGGGGCTCAATAGTAATCTTAATGAAAtgtggaaacagaaattatACACTTACTATGATTATATGGATGCTGTTTGCGTGCTGATGCCAAGCGAAAGACAATGAAACCAAGATCACGTAAACATGGTGGCAAGTTCTTCCAGTCTTTTAATTAATGttgtaaccgatttttattccaattcccgatccgatccgattttccccttttttctacatttttctgttaaagctgaaattgaaaaaatacccTACTAgtctaatacatgtagattaattCATATCACAATTTTTATGAGTTACCTAGATTTCTATGCAAATTGACTTAATGATTATATTTTCTTCCATGTACAGAACATGGTCGGGGCACACTTGCAGAGAGACAAAGGATAGCGAATATAACCTTCTTCTCTAAAACCAATGAAGGTTCCATCCCAGTCCATGACCCACTACCCCTGTCACTTGGTTATCTAGAGGATCTCACTATAAATCATTTATTGAAACTGGTTCTACATAATAGTTAAGATTCCTTCGAACACATTTATTCCCAAAACAATGGCAGATAGACACTACCTGAAAGAATAATGAACATGGGAGACCCAAAACTTTTGATAGTTATCAGTCAATAGCATTATTTGTATCGTTTTATTCCTTAGGAGTGTTGATTCATAATCATCAAAATCTACATTTATAAATTTGTGTTATTGATGTGGGATTTAATTTGTATAATGTTTGAACATTTTGATGAATAATTTCTAAAGCTGAGTAATATTCAGGCTATGCCATTAGTAATCAAGTTCATTTAaacctttcattgatattgcAGCATCAAGAAAGCAGTCGGGCTTATAAATGAGCTTGATTCCTCAAAGTTCCCTCGACTTCTACAAAGAATTATTCAGAAACTTCATCTTAGGGTGAGTCATATATCAAGTTTCATTGTCAATTGAAGTGCCTTCAAAAGATGTATTCCAGGCTGATATTAATATTGGCCTCAGAACGCTGCTTTCATTTGTTTAATGTGGGAGTGGATGATACACTGCAGCTTCATCAGTTAAACTTCTCCTAATGCTAGGACTTACAGAAAGTGAGATGGTACACGTAAATGATAGTTTCTATGAGGTTAATTCATTTATACTTCCAGTCTTAggaattttacaactgatagatcaacgttagctgtagcaaatcagattaaacttcttgtttcaaggagaagattagcaatcaatcaataatttgCAATTACCTAAAAGACATacgattgatttagggaccaaaaatagatttgcaattgatcgcaagtttcttgcaacaccccataagaCATTCTAATTAGATTTACTGTACAGTCAAATCTGGTTTAGCTACCACCTTTATAGAAAGTTAAAAACCTCACCTCTGTCTACAAAGACTATAAGTTTGGTTTGCCttcaattaattcattcattgaaacatTCATTAGAGTCTGCATTTCAAACAATCGCCCAAGTAAAAGCAATTATTCAAACTTTATTATGCAAAGCACTTTTAGTTGCCTCATCTATCATGAACTTCAAATTTTGCCTATAAATTCAAGCAAATTTGTGTGGTCCCATTTTATCCCAACTCTTGAAGAGTTTCAAGATTGGAAGATTCACCGGTTAGGAACCTGTCTTGACACTTGTTCATTGGGACTGCTTTTTCTGCATCAGAGGATAGTGATAATAGTGGATACTTAAAAAATGCACAGGACCACCTTTGTGTGCTCATGGCATTTGAAGAAGTAGATACGGCATACACATAAACAGTATTTTGAGAATACAAGTTTGAATTCTTCTAAGCAtgattcattatcatttatgaaaGAGGACCattttacagttttttttttcattttcaggatGAACATTCCTTCACCGAGGATGAAGAAGAGAAATTAGAAGATGCTCTTGGGATGGAAAGGAATGATTTAGAACTTGTTTTAGAAACTACTGCTTTTATTCTTGAACAGGTTAGTTACATTATTCAGCTATTCATGCTATCAGCCATTCACTCAGTATTTTTGAACCAGGTTTGTCCTTGATGAACcggggccctgtcttacaaagaattacaattgatccgatcaacttCAACTAtaaggaaatccatcaatgtcataattttttccaccTGAAGTTTGCACATCATCCTTTGTAAACAatgagaagcacactgaattttaaagaaaacaaagaatgtATGactatacatcatatctagaaaatattttgaacaaacatgcattttagatgttggggttgctggctttccatagttgtgattgactggatcaattgcaactctttgtaagacaggggcCCAGGAGTGATAGGATTTACCTCACACTGAGAGCAATCATCcttatctctccctctttacACAATTCAGTTTTATCCTCAGCTCAAGCCTCCTGTTTGACTTTAGTTTGATTCCAGGTTAGAAAATCagctattttcacaacatttttcaacctgctCTGTGCTGTCCAAACCAAGAAGgaacttcaatttgtttttatggATAGAGGTTAAAATGTATGAGAGAGATATTTCGTATGAAAAGCAACATTTTCTAATTCACCCATtgacaacatatttttgttggttgtcatttttttcacaagacTACCCAAAGCAAATTgaattttctcatttgatttgACAGCCGTTTGAAAAATGTGGTAGACTGATCGTAAACCCAGCCTTTGTCCTCCTTCCTATTATCCATCTACTTCACATCACTCTCAATCTTGCTCTCTTTATCCTCAAAATCCCACAtcattttcactatttttctcaCTCCCATACATTATCATAGATCtcttacaacttttttttaaggtttgtcttgtttttatttttaatctgtcTTTAAATGCATATTCATGTTCTAGCATGGTTAGATTTAATAGATgtataatgaataattattttttttttcaaatcaagatAGAGCTTATTAGAtttgtattttactttattGCATGAGATCATTGATAGtctatttattgttatttttattcaaaatgggTGAATCAACTATTTGTCATACACAACAGGCAAAGAATAAGAAACTCAAGAGAGAAAATGAGCTTGGTAAATAACACGTATTAGTGATTGTAGATGAGACTCAGATGATTCTAGATGATCTTCATTACGAGTATTATTGTTGTTGCTCTTTTTGTTGTGTGTCTGAATGGGGCAACACACGGAGACGTATTATGCTAATGGTCTTTTGTTCCCTTTCAGGCAGCGTATCATTTGACCAAACCAGCCAATCTTTCTCAACAACTCCAGAGCATACATCTCAATGAAGAAAAGGTGAGTCAGCTTACACTCAAGTCAACAAGAATATTGCCTTGTGGTAGTTGTAAAACGACAGCTTTATATATTACACctattctttctctctgtctatGTTACAGGTGTCTTTATTTGCCAAAGCTTGGACATCACTTGGGAAAGATGTTGTGGAGAAACTTAGAAAACGGTCACTTTCTCCTAATCAAGTAAGTATGATCTTAAATACAGCTATTTTTTAATCAGCCAACTGTAAAATGTTTACCCTGGATGTTCATTATAGCGAAAAGAAAATGGTTGCATGagaaaatcattgaaatcaaggTGAATTGTCACCATATTATATATCTAGTTATATATCTAGATCTGggacattaatgtaaacttacatgtatctttatgaaatcatgaaatcttagctcaaaaccgataattctgaGTAACATTAAatagaaaagcatatgtgggacattGTATTAAATATTGGGTGGAAAAATatctgacatttgatggaattccatgcttattttgctcatttctcagcaattacgcctTTTCTTTCAGAGACATTTGgcacattttatttatatatactaACACTTGGTGGTAAATTTATttgattctgttcgaactcgttttgagatcgttaccacatcGTATTTACCCCTGTATctttaattatgataataataattaagaatATTAAAACGTTGAACGCAATGTAATACTAGAAACTAAAAGAGTGCATTTGTATTGAAGCTCAGTTTTATATTAAAACTATGGACCTCTTGTTCTGACCAATTGCTTGTTATACCTGGTAAGTAGACAATTGTTCAGTTTATTTATACACTGTTCATAAAGGCATTTTGggtgatattattattattattgtcccAATTGCTTTAGAAATTGCTTTTGATATTTCTATCCTTGTATTTGCTCTATTCATCTGTGTTTTTTTAGTTATGAttgttgtttattattataattcatatCTCAGATGTTCTATTGCAACTAAACAAGACCaggatttcaaaaaaaaaatggttcttGTTATCCTGataatagaaataaatgaaatagtgaAAATATCTTTTCTTCAATGTTACAGCTGACAGATGTGAATTGGAGATTGAATCTTCAGATGTCACAGCAGAACCAAACCAAGCTTAAAATGCCAAACGCTTTGATAGAACTAGGAATAACTACTGATCATGGAGATAAGGATAGGATACGAATCGAGTTTACTCATGAAGAACTATTTTCATTCTATAATCAGGTAGGTAGCGTCCCTAATTGTATGATGCTGATTCtgttttaaccctatctaggctgggggggcctccgaggccccccccctcaacgaatcgcgcgatattttcgccgtgcgaaattttttgacctcgccgctcgctgagtttttactttcaagtcttgcgcaacttttgagaccaattttgcattacccggtacgtggttccgaaattacctAACAttattatgtaagtgcatgtcagaccgaaaattgctcaaaaacgtgatttcgtgtacaaagtcaatgcaaattgtgtttttaaccaaaattcataaatgtatgattatttttagttttgctagtctaaatgtattcattttatgctttttatgatcacagaagagtccccaacaaatttcattgaaaaaacaatgaaaaacaaaaggtcaaaaaacaaagaaatacaaaagaaaatgatttgatatcacaattttttcatgtactcttgcttaggacaccacaaagagtttctataccaaaaattagtacatttggagctttatttagggagttagaggataaagtatgatttcgcatactaattacgcataaattagcataatcacttaatagcgattcgcatgaaataaattactgtacaaTCTGGTAGATTATGTTCCAGGCAACCcttgtgccaattttcggcgcgatcgcgcggtcgatggccgagatcttgggggggcctcccaggcccccccccccccggccataggaactcccaaaataccacaggctagatagggttaaggtaTTTTGATCATTATCACAagtaattttattcaaatattctgTTTGTACCCACTATGTAATAGCATCATATTCCATCAATTAATATAGAGTACTGAAGGGTGATTTCATTGATGTTACAATTTAGCATTTTAGTGTTTTTCTACCATATTTTGGGAGAGCATGATGAAATTCCTCTTCTGCCCATGCCCAAATTTGGAATCAGCCTGGGAGGGGGggagatatgacctcatgaatacataattagcccctctgaaatcaatgtattattggtctagttcatagaGCATCAAAAATGCTGAATTGCATGAGGCATTTCTTTGTCCATCACTTCATTACTCTGTAGTTTAATATGTAGTCTTCCAAAGTCTTAAATAGTTCTATGTATTGGTGTGGCCAACCATAATACAATGACAATTTACTTTGAAAATCTAATGAAAACTGATTTAAATGAGAGTAAAACAATTTTGTGTGTGTAAAGAATTTTTCATACGATATTAGTGCATGAACGAGATCGGTGCACTTTTTATTATGTTCATGTGTAGTTTCAGAGTCAAGAGAAACAATACATTATGATTAGTAGCAGTAGTTTGCCATCGCAGTGAATTGGTTGAAAAAGTATCATTTTACACAGTTCTTGAAACAAATctaagtataaaaaaaataatgttaattaaTATGATGACGAAAGAAGTAGCATTTGATGACACAATAGCCCCCATTTTGATGGTTTGGTCGAGTATCAATAAGTTTAGGCATGTATGTAGATACATGGATATGATCATTTTCTAGACTCTGCATGTACTCTTAAGGAGGGATATATTTACCTGTATTTGTGTCGATGTCTGTTGTGCTTTTAATACTTTTCTATGTAAGCCATTTCCGATGAcagtgatttcatttttctggtttcttgtattttcttttctttcagttGGAAACCATTCAAGGTCAGTTAGATGCTCTGAGCTGATGACAGCGTAGATATTCATCAGAGACGCAATCAAATTATTCCAGTTTAGAG encodes:
- the LOC121416286 gene encoding COMM domain-containing protein 10-like, whose translation is MALILTETASIKKAVGLINELDSSKFPRLLQRIIQKLHLRDEHSFTEDEEEKLEDALGMERNDLELVLETTAFILEQAAYHLTKPANLSQQLQSIHLNEEKVSLFAKAWTSLGKDVVEKLRKRSLSPNQLTDVNWRLNLQMSQQNQTKLKMPNALIELGITTDHGDKDRIRIEFTHEELFSFYNQLETIQGQLDALS